In Salinisphaera sp. T31B1, the following are encoded in one genomic region:
- a CDS encoding DUF945 family protein → MIVRTLIVGLLVLAALAVGAPALTGLYLAREFDQSVARLQRPGLLEVVSSRLTRGWFTSDATIRVALSGPLCAGPPCPSVTLTSRIHHGPIAFNAPIEPGHGLTPSLGVVETRLDLSTLWPRRVFEPELPPVGLITRVGFDGQARTALKMAGTRTEISRRQRQAHLDLDAVTGNIAQSMTGGVSSVDLKAPQLRLLAEQGAQFVWRDLTLDHAPATSATAAATRLNMAALTLADGMGSAGQIRDLRMRWQPMAADARPGSGLSGHAELHAESWVVDDLRGGPVAVQADLKHIDPMAVQSLGEALGNLYDARGLIVPEVRARLYRQWLPGVLANRAALDIQRLNVVTERGVIDAHMRIVAPETLRPVRLLADAVSQLNVDLAVSLPVAIARDLAVQVMLANGRSPYDIEETDIDRALGELVGQGLIERRPDETVYRLALTIEAGRLRLNGRNQIGWQSLVDQFETARARL, encoded by the coding sequence GTGATCGTACGTACGCTGATCGTCGGGTTGCTGGTGCTGGCCGCTCTGGCGGTTGGTGCGCCGGCACTCACCGGACTCTATCTGGCGCGTGAGTTCGACCAGTCGGTGGCTCGTCTCCAGCGTCCCGGGCTGCTGGAGGTGGTCTCGTCGCGACTGACACGCGGCTGGTTCACGTCCGATGCCACGATACGGGTGGCCCTGTCCGGGCCCTTGTGCGCCGGCCCGCCGTGTCCGAGCGTGACGCTGACCAGTCGTATTCATCACGGGCCCATTGCCTTCAACGCGCCGATCGAGCCGGGCCATGGGCTGACCCCCAGCCTGGGCGTAGTCGAAACCCGGCTCGATCTGTCCACGCTCTGGCCGCGGCGAGTCTTCGAGCCTGAATTGCCGCCCGTGGGGCTGATCACGCGCGTGGGTTTCGATGGCCAGGCTCGCACCGCGCTCAAAATGGCCGGCACCCGCACTGAAATCTCTCGTCGCCAGCGTCAGGCGCATCTCGATCTCGATGCCGTGACGGGGAACATCGCCCAGTCGATGACCGGCGGCGTGTCGAGCGTCGACCTGAAGGCGCCGCAGCTGCGATTGCTGGCAGAGCAAGGCGCGCAGTTCGTCTGGCGGGACCTGACGCTGGATCATGCCCCGGCCACGTCTGCAACGGCCGCGGCCACCCGGTTGAATATGGCCGCCCTGACGCTGGCCGACGGTATGGGCAGCGCCGGCCAGATACGCGATCTGCGCATGCGCTGGCAGCCGATGGCCGCCGACGCGCGGCCAGGCTCCGGCCTGAGCGGTCATGCTGAGCTGCATGCGGAAAGCTGGGTTGTCGATGACCTGCGCGGCGGGCCGGTCGCCGTGCAGGCTGATCTGAAGCATATCGATCCGATGGCCGTCCAGAGCCTGGGCGAGGCGCTCGGTAATCTGTACGACGCTCGTGGCCTGATCGTGCCGGAGGTCCGAGCGCGGCTGTATCGTCAGTGGTTGCCTGGCGTGCTGGCCAATCGCGCAGCGCTCGATATCCAGCGGCTGAATGTGGTCACCGAGCGCGGGGTGATCGACGCGCATATGCGTATCGTCGCACCTGAAACCCTGCGCCCCGTGCGTCTGCTGGCCGACGCCGTGTCCCAGTTGAACGTGGATCTGGCGGTATCGCTACCGGTGGCCATCGCACGGGACCTGGCCGTTCAGGTGATGCTCGCCAACGGCCGCTCGCCCTACGACATCGAAGAGACGGATATTGACCGCGCCCTGGGGGAACTCGTCGGCCAGGGTTTGATCGAGCGCCGACCGGACGAGACGGTCTATCGCCTGGCGCTGACCATCGAGGCCGGCCGTCTTCGTCTGAATGGCCGCAATCAGATCGGCTGGCAGAGTCTGGTCGACCAGTTCGAGACCGCCCGGGCGCGCTTATAG
- a CDS encoding sugar phosphorylase, with protein sequence MPDTQAHNASPASHDALVDWLEPLYGQAGAEHCIDTAVEAAHRHGLPLEASTDIDASFNVMITYGDIVQRPGEAPLHTLGRFMADHLAHTIAAVHILPFYPESSDDGFSVMDYRAVNRDLGSWADVTALGAEHPLMFDLVLNHASRKGQWFANYLGDVDPGRHYFIEVDPNTDLRAVVRPRSTPLLAEVATARGTRHLWATFSDDQIDLNFANPEVLCEFIDIIFEYVARGARLLRLDAVAFLWKELGTACIHLPQTHRLIKFLRALLSRYAPGVLLITETNVPHAENISYLVDGDEAHVAYQFPLPPLIADALISGSAANLTDWAASLPALPDGCHFLNFTASHDGIGLRAVETILDAEAIQRLVDAVRERGGFVSTRAIADGTHKPYELNISYYDLFGTGEDYDSDAHIARFICSQAIAMALAGIPALYFHSLVGTRNDLTGVEQTGRYRTINRRRWDVGELGHRLEADGHHARVFFRLKRLLAVRARQPAFHPDAAQQIIDLGPSLFAVQRRAEGQTLLALHNVTAEPVPVPAHVLPEARVRRNVTAGTDIAGATRSITLAPFEVAWISS encoded by the coding sequence ATGCCCGATACCCAAGCGCATAATGCATCGCCGGCCTCGCACGACGCCCTGGTCGACTGGCTGGAACCACTCTACGGCCAGGCCGGGGCCGAGCACTGTATCGACACGGCAGTCGAAGCGGCCCACCGACACGGACTGCCGCTCGAGGCGAGCACCGATATCGATGCCTCGTTCAACGTGATGATCACCTACGGCGATATCGTGCAGCGGCCGGGAGAGGCGCCGCTGCATACGCTCGGTCGGTTCATGGCCGATCACCTGGCGCATACCATTGCCGCGGTGCATATCCTGCCGTTCTATCCGGAAAGCTCCGACGACGGGTTTTCGGTGATGGACTATCGCGCGGTCAACCGCGATCTGGGCAGTTGGGCCGACGTGACCGCGCTCGGCGCCGAACACCCGCTCATGTTCGACCTCGTGCTCAACCACGCCTCGCGCAAGGGTCAATGGTTCGCCAACTATCTGGGCGACGTCGATCCGGGCCGCCACTATTTCATCGAGGTCGACCCGAACACCGACCTGCGCGCGGTGGTTCGGCCTCGCAGCACCCCGTTGCTGGCCGAAGTCGCCACCGCGCGCGGCACGCGGCATCTGTGGGCCACCTTTTCGGACGATCAGATCGACCTGAACTTCGCCAATCCCGAGGTGTTGTGCGAGTTCATCGATATCATCTTTGAATACGTCGCCCGTGGCGCGCGCCTGCTGCGCCTGGATGCCGTGGCCTTCCTCTGGAAGGAGCTCGGCACCGCCTGTATCCACCTGCCCCAGACCCATCGCCTGATCAAGTTCCTGCGCGCCCTGCTGAGTCGCTACGCACCGGGCGTGCTGCTGATCACCGAAACCAACGTACCGCACGCCGAGAATATCTCGTATCTGGTAGACGGCGACGAGGCCCATGTGGCCTATCAGTTCCCGCTGCCACCGCTGATCGCCGATGCGCTGATCAGCGGCAGCGCGGCCAATCTGACCGATTGGGCAGCAAGCCTGCCTGCACTGCCCGACGGCTGTCATTTTCTCAACTTCACCGCCAGCCACGACGGCATCGGCCTGCGGGCGGTCGAGACCATCCTGGACGCCGAGGCGATCCAGCGCCTGGTCGACGCCGTACGCGAGCGCGGCGGCTTCGTGTCCACACGCGCCATCGCCGACGGCACGCACAAGCCATACGAACTGAATATCTCGTACTACGATCTGTTCGGCACCGGAGAGGATTACGACAGCGACGCCCATATCGCCCGATTCATCTGCAGCCAGGCGATCGCCATGGCGTTGGCCGGCATTCCGGCGCTGTATTTCCACAGCCTGGTAGGCACTCGCAACGACCTGACCGGGGTCGAGCAGACCGGGCGTTATCGCACTATCAACCGTCGTCGCTGGGACGTCGGCGAACTCGGCCATCGGCTGGAGGCCGACGGACATCACGCCCGCGTATTCTTTCGTCTCAAACGGCTGCTGGCCGTACGTGCACGCCAGCCGGCGTTTCACCCTGACGCCGCCCAGCAGATCATCGACCTGGGCCCGTCGCTGTTCGCCGTTCAGCGCCGAGCCGAGGGACAGACGCTGCTGGCCCTGCACAACGTCACCGCCGAACCGGTACCGGTGCCGGCCCACGTATTGCCCGAGGCCCGCGTTCGGCGCAACGTCACCGCCGGCACCGACATCGCCGGTGCTACGCGTTCGATCACGCTCGCGCCTTTCGAAGTCGCCTGGATCAGCAGCTGA
- a CDS encoding GGDEF domain-containing protein, producing MPRVRDHAIDPVERIDNVRGAPWMIGAIRRQLDRGFGWLRFEPALEREFVRYLNRSARNNRMALLAIGALTLLIAPVLDRLLFNLPTDAMTAVRLVQYVGMIPVLLGALAWCWWRPLAQATELVMAGQFVCISLGLIATRVLLNRHGVDFPIEFISVSFIGLVALGRIRAWVMIPTGAALAVGVLLAETLLVQPQRPAYYHMAAAGTLALLAGYIQYASEHFLRGSWLDRRLLQLVSRRDGLTGLFNRTALESALTVGHAHAVREGVGYGLAMIDIDEFGSYNNAYGHPVGDRSLREVAQMIESYARRPLDVCGRYGGEEFTVLWIDNDPARLAEHADNLRSAIQALHIPHKRAAASAWLTVSIGMCYVSAPEPDDSLSAVLATADRLLFEAKRGGRNQVVNGVYKTLSKPA from the coding sequence ATGCCGAGAGTTCGCGATCATGCGATCGACCCCGTCGAGCGTATCGACAACGTGCGCGGCGCGCCGTGGATGATCGGTGCGATCCGGCGTCAGCTGGATCGGGGCTTTGGCTGGCTGCGCTTCGAGCCGGCGCTGGAGCGCGAATTCGTGCGCTATCTGAACCGCAGCGCGCGCAACAATCGCATGGCGCTGCTCGCAATCGGCGCCCTGACCCTATTGATTGCTCCCGTACTCGATCGGTTGCTGTTCAATCTGCCCACCGACGCGATGACCGCGGTTCGGCTGGTTCAATATGTCGGCATGATCCCGGTGCTGCTCGGGGCGCTCGCCTGGTGCTGGTGGCGTCCGTTGGCACAGGCCACCGAACTGGTGATGGCCGGCCAGTTCGTGTGTATCAGCCTGGGTCTGATCGCCACGCGCGTGTTGCTCAACCGGCACGGCGTGGATTTTCCGATCGAGTTCATCAGCGTGAGCTTTATCGGACTGGTCGCGCTCGGGCGTATCCGTGCCTGGGTGATGATTCCCACCGGCGCCGCTCTGGCGGTCGGCGTGCTGCTGGCCGAAACCCTGCTCGTCCAGCCGCAGCGACCGGCCTATTATCATATGGCCGCGGCCGGCACGCTCGCGCTGCTGGCCGGTTATATCCAGTACGCGTCCGAGCATTTTCTGCGCGGCTCGTGGCTGGATCGGCGCCTGCTGCAGCTCGTCTCCCGTCGCGACGGGCTGACCGGCCTGTTCAATCGCACCGCGCTGGAGAGTGCGCTGACGGTCGGCCATGCCCATGCCGTTCGAGAAGGCGTCGGCTACGGTCTGGCGATGATCGATATCGACGAATTCGGCTCTTACAACAATGCCTACGGGCACCCCGTGGGCGATCGTTCGCTGCGCGAGGTGGCCCAGATGATCGAGTCGTACGCGCGACGGCCGCTGGATGTCTGCGGGCGCTATGGCGGCGAGGAGTTCACCGTTCTGTGGATCGACAACGATCCCGCCCGCCTAGCCGAGCATGCCGATAACCTGCGTTCGGCGATCCAGGCATTGCATATCCCCCACAAGCGTGCGGCCGCGTCTGCCTGGCTGACCGTGAGCATCGGCATGTGCTACGTCAGCGCGCCGGAACCCGACGATTCGCTCTCCGCGGTGTTGGCCACCGCCGATCGGCTGCTGTTCGAGGCCAAGCGCGGCGGGCGAAATCAGGTCGTCAACGGGGTATACAAGACACTCTCTAAACCGGCCTGA
- a CDS encoding glycosyl transferase produces the protein MADFHQNGLITTLHRLGSRPIDALEAELRRFSRRRPMSLILPCLYSELEGDALPAIVDELSRVDYLAEIIIGLDAANADQFAHAHAFFERLGQPHRLLWNDGPRLQGLYDRLDAEGLAPERPGKGANVWNCMGYFLASGTGRVMAMHDCDIKTYDRDLLARLFYPMVHPNFTYKFAKGYYARVAGGHINGRVVRLFVTPLLRALMTVVGDMEYLRYMDSFRYPLSGECAMSASVAEAIRIPSDWGLEVGILAEVHRNYTPNAICQVDIADYYDHKHQPVSDHEADAGLAKMSSDIAKALYRKLATYGVVLTPETIRTIKAVYLRNALDSVERFYFDAQINGLDYDRHKEEKTVEVFVEAIIKAGEQYLANPMEVPFMPTWNRVRAAFPEFLDDFHAAVEADHAEACAGQR, from the coding sequence ATGGCTGACTTTCACCAGAACGGGCTGATCACCACCTTGCATCGGCTGGGCAGCCGTCCGATCGATGCGCTCGAGGCCGAACTGCGGCGATTTTCCAGACGGCGGCCCATGTCGCTGATCCTGCCGTGTCTGTATTCGGAGCTGGAAGGCGATGCGTTGCCGGCGATCGTCGACGAGCTGTCGCGGGTCGATTATCTGGCCGAGATCATCATCGGTCTGGATGCCGCCAACGCCGACCAGTTCGCCCACGCCCACGCGTTTTTCGAACGCCTGGGCCAGCCGCATCGCCTGCTCTGGAACGACGGGCCGCGCCTGCAGGGCCTCTACGACCGGCTCGATGCCGAAGGCCTGGCGCCGGAGCGGCCCGGCAAGGGCGCCAATGTGTGGAACTGCATGGGCTATTTCCTGGCCTCGGGCACGGGCCGGGTCATGGCCATGCACGACTGCGATATCAAGACCTACGATCGTGACCTGCTGGCGCGGCTGTTCTATCCGATGGTGCATCCGAACTTTACCTACAAGTTCGCCAAGGGCTACTACGCCCGCGTGGCCGGGGGCCATATCAACGGGCGGGTCGTGCGGCTGTTCGTCACCCCGTTGCTGCGGGCGCTGATGACCGTGGTCGGGGATATGGAGTACCTGCGCTATATGGACAGCTTCCGCTACCCGCTGTCCGGCGAATGTGCGATGAGCGCAAGCGTGGCCGAAGCCATCCGGATCCCGAGCGACTGGGGCCTGGAGGTCGGCATCCTGGCCGAGGTGCATCGCAACTACACGCCGAACGCGATCTGCCAGGTCGATATCGCCGACTACTACGATCACAAGCACCAGCCGGTCTCCGATCACGAGGCCGACGCGGGGCTGGCCAAGATGAGCAGCGATATCGCCAAGGCCTTGTATCGCAAGCTGGCCACCTACGGTGTCGTGCTTACCCCCGAAACGATACGCACGATCAAGGCGGTCTATCTGCGCAACGCGCTCGACAGCGTCGAACGGTTTTATTTCGATGCCCAGATCAACGGCCTGGACTACGACCGCCACAAGGAGGAAAAGACCGTCGAGGTGTTCGTCGAGGCGATCATCAAGGCCGGCGAGCAATATCTGGCCAATCCCATGGAAGTGCCCTTCATGCCGACCTGGAACCGGGTGCGCGCCGCGTTCCCGGAATTTCTCGACGATTTCCATGCCGCGGTCGAGGCCGACCACGCCGAGGCTTGCGCCGGCCAACGCTGA
- a CDS encoding HAD-IIB family hydrolase, with protein sequence MNRTKPAQTVGHHRRRVIFTDLDATLLDHHDYGWGAAAPALAELGRRNVPVCLVTSKTAAEVAALRIALDNGHPFAVENGGAVAVPEGYFDGAVCDARTPVELTTLGAGHDELRALARRLRAAYGFRFTGFGDMDTAAVARATGLDAAAAERARRREASEPLLWQDSADALDHFTARVAEAGYAVRVGGRFVHVLGHADKGGALAWLRARYAAVHGSILAIALGDSGNDADMLAAADIGYWVARPDGSYYAPAGGPIRHAPGIGPAGWAAAIDALIEGEELPEDVHG encoded by the coding sequence ATGAATCGCACCAAGCCAGCACAGACCGTCGGCCACCACCGTCGACGCGTGATCTTCACGGATCTGGATGCGACGCTGCTCGATCATCACGACTACGGATGGGGCGCCGCGGCGCCTGCCCTGGCCGAGCTGGGCCGGCGCAACGTGCCGGTCTGTCTGGTGACGAGCAAGACGGCCGCCGAAGTCGCCGCGCTGCGTATCGCTTTGGATAACGGCCACCCGTTCGCCGTGGAGAACGGCGGCGCGGTCGCCGTGCCCGAAGGATATTTCGACGGCGCGGTGTGCGACGCCCGCACGCCGGTCGAGCTCACGACCCTCGGGGCCGGGCATGACGAACTACGCGCGCTGGCCCGGCGGTTGCGCGCCGCATACGGGTTTCGGTTCACCGGCTTCGGCGACATGGATACCGCGGCGGTTGCCCGGGCCACCGGCCTCGACGCGGCCGCCGCCGAGCGCGCGCGCAGGCGCGAAGCCTCCGAGCCGTTGTTATGGCAGGACAGTGCCGACGCGCTCGATCATTTCACGGCACGGGTCGCCGAAGCGGGTTATGCGGTCCGCGTCGGCGGTCGCTTCGTCCACGTGCTGGGCCATGCCGACAAGGGCGGCGCGCTGGCGTGGCTGCGTGCCCGCTATGCCGCCGTTCACGGCTCGATTCTTGCTATAGCGTTGGGAGACAGCGGCAACGATGCCGACATGCTGGCCGCCGCCGATATCGGCTACTGGGTGGCCCGCCCCGATGGCAGCTACTACGCACCGGCCGGCGGACCCATTCGGCATGCACCGGGTATCGGTCCGGCCGGCTGGGCCGCGGCCATCGATGCGCTGATCGAGGGCGAAGAACTACCAGAGGACGTACATGGCTGA
- a CDS encoding response regulator transcription factor: MRILVIEDNEDLAANIIEFLSAKGHVMDNATDGVTGLHLAVVNDYDAIVLDLMLPGIDGLDVCARLRGEADKQTPILMLTARDTIDDKLAGFSSGADDYLIKPFSLLELDARLDALGSRGPRRSQHVLKVSDLALNLDTWQAERAGTRISLTPTALRLLDVLMRASPRLVRRAELEAAIWGDHPPDSEALRTHIHALRSAIDKPFDAALLQTVPTMGYRLIDPNAG, encoded by the coding sequence ATGCGAATACTTGTCATCGAAGACAACGAAGACCTCGCCGCCAACATCATCGAATTCCTGTCGGCCAAGGGGCATGTCATGGACAACGCCACCGACGGCGTGACCGGGCTGCATCTGGCCGTGGTCAACGACTACGATGCCATCGTGCTCGATCTGATGCTGCCGGGCATCGACGGCCTGGACGTCTGCGCCCGGCTGCGCGGCGAAGCCGACAAGCAGACGCCGATCCTGATGCTCACCGCGCGTGACACGATCGACGACAAGCTCGCCGGGTTCTCCTCGGGAGCCGACGATTATCTGATCAAGCCCTTCTCGCTGCTGGAACTCGACGCGCGCCTGGACGCCCTGGGCAGCCGCGGTCCGCGACGCAGCCAGCACGTGCTCAAGGTCTCGGATCTGGCCCTGAACCTGGATACCTGGCAGGCCGAGCGGGCCGGCACCCGTATCTCGCTCACACCGACTGCGTTGCGCCTGCTCGACGTGCTGATGCGCGCCTCGCCCAGGCTGGTGCGTCGTGCCGAGCTGGAAGCCGCCATCTGGGGCGATCACCCACCGGATTCGGAAGCGCTGCGCACACATATTCACGCCCTGCGTTCGGCAATCGACAAGCCGTTCGATGCGGCGCTGCTACAGACCGTACCGACCATGGGTTATCGCCTGATCGACCCGAATGCCGGCTAG
- a CDS encoding HAMP domain-containing sensor histidine kinase, with protein MPARRRIAQLFSRPLDSLQFRVTAALALFVAVVCTLMVLALFAINERLESDLLNGIIAHEMDELIAEYPHEGDAALPNSATIVAFVVGPDEVDTLPRPLRGLPLSEHGINIAFSNRTYRVATGSIGDKRAFVAYDITAFEARESMFKIVLVTAAFIVLALAVPLGIWIARISLKPINSLADHVGNLRPGDATQPLADRFDRYEVGTIARAFDRFMTRLDGFVERERSFTADASHELRTPLAVIQGAIEVLQQDERIATSGPMVRIERAARQMADLIEALLFLARDEAQEIHSRDASCDAESVITDVVDAYRPMLGAKTVEIAALEHCEIAAPRIALIIVLGNLLRNAIRHGGEDVRITLAHGLLTVADSGQGMTSEQLRCAFDRGYRAGPGAGLGLGLYLVKRVADRYGWRIRLASRPDEGTRIELRLARA; from the coding sequence ATGCCGGCTAGACGACGCATCGCTCAGCTGTTCAGCCGGCCGCTGGACAGCCTGCAGTTCCGGGTCACCGCCGCCCTGGCACTGTTCGTGGCCGTGGTCTGCACGCTGATGGTACTGGCGCTGTTCGCCATCAACGAACGGCTCGAATCCGACCTGCTCAACGGCATCATCGCCCACGAGATGGACGAACTTATCGCCGAGTATCCGCATGAAGGCGATGCTGCATTGCCGAATTCGGCCACGATCGTGGCGTTCGTGGTCGGCCCCGACGAAGTGGATACGCTGCCTCGGCCGCTGCGCGGTCTGCCGCTGAGCGAACACGGCATCAATATCGCGTTTTCCAACCGCACCTACCGGGTCGCCACCGGCTCGATCGGCGACAAGCGCGCATTCGTGGCCTACGACATCACCGCGTTCGAAGCGCGCGAGTCGATGTTCAAGATCGTGCTCGTCACCGCCGCCTTCATCGTGCTGGCGCTGGCCGTCCCGCTGGGTATCTGGATCGCGCGTATCAGCCTCAAGCCGATCAACTCGCTGGCCGATCATGTCGGCAACCTCCGGCCGGGCGATGCCACCCAGCCGCTGGCCGACCGGTTCGACCGCTACGAGGTGGGCACGATCGCCCGTGCCTTCGACCGCTTCATGACGCGACTGGACGGCTTCGTCGAGCGCGAGCGCAGCTTCACCGCCGATGCCAGCCACGAGTTGCGCACGCCGCTGGCAGTGATCCAGGGCGCGATCGAAGTATTGCAACAGGACGAGCGCATCGCCACGAGCGGGCCCATGGTGCGTATCGAACGCGCCGCCCGCCAGATGGCCGATCTCATCGAGGCGTTGCTGTTCCTCGCCCGCGACGAGGCTCAGGAGATCCACTCCCGCGATGCCAGCTGCGACGCCGAGAGCGTGATCACCGATGTGGTCGATGCCTATCGGCCGATGCTCGGCGCCAAGACCGTGGAAATCGCCGCCCTCGAGCACTGCGAGATCGCCGCGCCCCGTATCGCATTGATCATCGTGCTGGGCAATCTGCTGCGCAACGCCATCCGCCACGGCGGCGAGGATGTCCGGATCACGCTCGCGCATGGCCTGCTCACGGTCGCTGACAGCGGCCAGGGCATGACCAGCGAACAGCTGCGCTGCGCTTTCGACCGCGGCTATCGCGCCGGGCCCGGGGCGGGCCTGGGCCTGGGCCTGTATCTGGTCAAGCGCGTGGCCGACCGCTACGGCTGGCGGATCCGGCTGGCCAGCCGCCCCGACGAAGGCACGCGGATCGAGCTGCGTCTGGCACGCGCCTAG
- a CDS encoding glycosyltransferase family 9 protein has product MPDKHSTVNATGWAARIKRWRRNNRRRLNDLLTRLTGTPTPRRRPLATGTRRILVVRLNKRLGNILFLTPMLRTLAAGLPTARIDVLIQDARQAALLESLPGVGRIWVQQRGLWGLLGQLRTLRAQHYDLAIDPSGNSTSNRLAVALSGARQRMGFAGRSQWLRLTHAAPRPRSRHQAEQGVELLLDSVTGTDFQRLDTLAVFPDERAQAEASRHWRRALGDETTPVVGFFTAATGRKQMPADWWHRWQNALQTRLPGARLLQICPPGQTDSALPGAASVAIAELDVLAALLSRLQAFVAADSGPMHLAAAAGVPVVGLFRATQPARYAPLGHDCTSLTEPELDAERAAGAVVEAVVRPRRRGVA; this is encoded by the coding sequence ATGCCAGACAAGCACAGCACGGTGAACGCGACCGGGTGGGCGGCGCGGATCAAACGCTGGCGTCGCAACAACCGCCGCCGTCTCAACGACCTGCTGACACGCCTGACCGGCACGCCGACGCCCAGGCGCCGGCCTCTGGCTACCGGCACCCGCCGCATCCTGGTGGTGCGCCTGAACAAGCGGCTGGGCAATATCCTGTTTCTGACCCCGATGCTGCGCACGCTCGCCGCCGGGCTGCCGACGGCTCGTATCGATGTGCTCATCCAGGATGCGCGTCAGGCGGCGCTGCTCGAAAGCCTGCCGGGTGTCGGGCGTATCTGGGTACAGCAGCGCGGCCTGTGGGGTCTGCTCGGCCAACTGCGCACGCTGCGGGCACAGCACTACGATCTGGCCATCGACCCGAGCGGCAACTCCACCAGCAACCGGCTGGCCGTGGCGCTGAGCGGCGCGCGTCAGCGTATGGGCTTCGCCGGCCGCAGCCAGTGGCTGCGACTGACCCACGCCGCACCCCGGCCGCGCAGTCGTCATCAGGCCGAACAGGGCGTCGAGCTGCTGCTGGACAGCGTTACCGGCACCGACTTCCAGCGCCTGGACACGCTTGCGGTATTCCCCGACGAGCGGGCCCAGGCCGAGGCCTCGCGTCACTGGCGGCGCGCACTCGGGGACGAGACCACGCCGGTCGTGGGGTTTTTCACCGCCGCGACCGGGCGCAAACAGATGCCGGCCGACTGGTGGCATCGTTGGCAGAACGCACTCCAGACCCGACTGCCCGGCGCGCGTCTGCTTCAAATATGCCCGCCCGGCCAGACCGACAGCGCGCTGCCCGGCGCGGCCAGCGTGGCCATCGCCGAGCTCGACGTACTGGCCGCGTTGCTGAGCCGCCTGCAGGCATTCGTCGCCGCCGACAGCGGGCCGATGCACTTGGCCGCCGCCGCCGGCGTGCCGGTCGTCGGCCTGTTCCGTGCCACACAGCCGGCACGCTATGCGCCACTCGGCCACGATTGCACGAGCCTGACCGAGCCCGAGCTCGACGCCGAGCGGGCGGCCGGCGCGGTGGTCGAGGCCGTCGTACGACCCAGACGGCGCGGGGTCGCCTGA
- a CDS encoding glycosyltransferase family protein: MRIAYTVMGYGRGHAMRTAAVLPALEARHTVRVFAGRDAHDVLAREHDSHEIPVIGYRYGRGGRISAPRTLIANAGRVADLLAAGPETRRVWAALARFQPDLVISDSETYGHRFARHYGIPRIGFDHVGIMAYCHCRFADGDRLAGLRDGLGYRAFMGDPDRVLVSSFYPVRPRHARIRVVGAILRDGVRAAHAYDGRDVLVYLNKGDHQYTAALDSALRGCGESVVVYGTRRRGLSANLHFKAPAGQGFIDDLAAARAVICTAGNQLLSEAIHLGKPVLALPEDAVEQRLNARAIQDMGVGESTPLHRLSAATLTRFLERRHDYARATAAHRQDGLVQAIGHLNRAIAELTAGGRRAPGRLARLTGSY; this comes from the coding sequence ATGCGAATCGCCTACACCGTCATGGGCTATGGCCGCGGCCATGCCATGCGGACCGCCGCCGTACTGCCGGCACTGGAAGCCCGACATACCGTGCGTGTATTCGCCGGCCGTGACGCACACGATGTGCTGGCCCGCGAACACGACAGTCACGAAATCCCGGTCATCGGGTATCGGTACGGCCGCGGCGGTCGTATCTCTGCGCCCCGCACCCTGATCGCAAACGCCGGACGTGTGGCGGATCTGCTCGCCGCCGGCCCCGAAACGCGGCGCGTCTGGGCGGCCCTCGCCCGATTTCAGCCCGATCTGGTGATCAGCGATTCGGAAACCTATGGCCACCGTTTTGCCCGTCACTACGGCATTCCCAGAATCGGCTTCGATCATGTCGGGATCATGGCGTATTGCCACTGCCGTTTCGCCGACGGCGATCGACTGGCCGGCCTGCGCGACGGGCTCGGCTATCGTGCGTTCATGGGCGACCCGGACCGGGTACTGGTCTCGAGCTTCTATCCGGTCCGACCGCGCCATGCACGTATCCGGGTGGTCGGTGCGATCCTGCGCGACGGCGTACGCGCAGCGCATGCCTATGATGGGCGTGATGTGCTGGTCTATCTCAACAAGGGCGATCACCAGTACACCGCGGCACTGGACAGCGCCCTGCGCGGATGCGGCGAAAGCGTGGTGGTCTACGGCACGCGCCGGCGCGGGCTGTCTGCCAACCTGCATTTCAAGGCGCCCGCCGGCCAGGGCTTCATCGACGACCTGGCGGCCGCCCGCGCGGTGATCTGCACGGCCGGCAACCAGCTGCTGTCCGAAGCCATCCATCTCGGCAAGCCCGTGCTCGCCCTGCCCGAGGATGCAGTCGAACAGCGGCTCAACGCACGGGCGATCCAGGATATGGGCGTCGGCGAAAGCACGCCGCTGCACCGGCTGTCAGCCGCCACACTCACCCGCTTCCTGGAACGCCGCCACGATTATGCCCGGGCCACGGCCGCACATCGCCAGGATGGGCTGGTCCAGGCGATTGGTCATCTCAACCGTGCCATCGCCGAACTGACCGCCGGCGGCCGACGCGCGCCGGGCCGTCTGGCGCGGCTGACCGGCAGCTACTGA